TCGTGACAGGCGTCACTGCTGCCTTGTGGTTCCACGACAGAGCGCAGCTTCCAACTCAAACAGAACTCGTTGAAAAACTTGAATATGCCCAAAACGGTCTAAAGACTATAGAAGAAGAAAACAGCGATCTTAAAGCCAAGGTTCAAATCCTAAAAGATGAGTTGATCTTAACAAAACAAAAATTGGAAAATACCATCCAATCAAAAAAATCTCCAGAAGTCTTACCATCAACTGATGCGAAAACGGATGCTTTGCGGGTAAAAGAGAAACCCTCAGCTCCTGAAACCGTTGACAAACCTTATGCGGTATCTATTGAAAATTTCAAGACAACCATTGATCAAACAGACAGTACCTGCAATTTCAATTTTACATTGAGGAATAAAGCTGATAGCAACATTACACTCTCCGGACATATCTTCGTTATCTTAAAATCCGATATTTCAGACATAGAATCGTGGCGCATCCATCCAAAAACAACTTTTAAAAATGGAAGGCCGCAGAATTTCAAAATAGGTGAGCGTTTTTCCATCTCCAGATTTAGAGGCATAAAAGGTAAAATCAGAAAAATACCTGTACAAAAGAGTTACGATTCAGTTTCGATATTAGTTTTTTCCGATGATGGCAACCTGGTCTTAGAAGAAAATATTGATTTAAAAACCCTTACAGAGTAATTATCAAATGTCTTTTCCCTTATACAGACACTCAACTTCATACCTCCGGCTAATATTTTTAGGTCTTCTGTTCTGTTCCTTGATTGGTCCAAACTCCGGTTGGTGCAGGAATACATTTGAAACACACTTCGCGGGGACAGATTATGAACTTAACGTCTACAAAATCCGCGGCAAATCACCTGGAAAAACGATCCTTATTATAGGTGGAATACAGGGCAATGAGCCTGGTGGATTCATGTCTGCAGATCTGTATGCCGACATGATATTAGAAAAGGGTAACCTGATAGTCGTACCTAGGGCTAACTTTTATTCTATCTTACTTAATCGCCGCCAGGTCAACGAAGACATGAACAGGAAATTTTCCGAACCATCCAGGAAAAATTATGAGGCACAGGTTGTATCAATCTTAAAACGACTAATTACTGAAAGTGACTGTCTTCTGAACCTCCACGATGGTTCGGGATTCTATGCAGACACCTGGCAAAGCCCTTTGAGAAACCCCAAGAGATTTGGCCAATCCATCATTGCTGACTGCGAAACTCACACCAACCCAGGGACAGGCAAAATCTTGAAATTGAAGGAAGCGGCCGAACAGGTAATTAGTGAAATAAATTCACATATTAAAGATACTGACCATCTTTTTCATTTCAATAATCATCGCACCAATGCTCCGGACACACCGCATCCGGAACAACGGAAATCTGCCACCTACTACGCCCTTTATAAATGTGGAATTCCGGCCTTCGGTATTGAAACCAGCAAATCGCTACCCTTAGAGCGTAGAATCTACCACCACAACCTCGCAATCAACGCCTTTATGAAGATATTAGGCGTAGAACCCGAGGTTCCCGGTATCATCCTGAATCCCCCAACTATAAAGTACGTGGTTGTTAAGGTGAATGACCAGGCACCAATTGTTGTCGCAAATGGGGAAACCCTGAATATATCCCCCGGAGATGTCGTCAAGGTTATACATTTAGAATCCAATTATGAACGCGGACTCAGCGCCGACATAGCGGAATACGGAACGATAAATGATATCAATAAATCCATTGCCATCAATCATCCAACTCAAATAATGATCCGTAAAGACCATTTAAAATGCGGGAAAATCAATATCGCCCTCACTGACAGCAATAAACCGCCAAAAACAATAACGACAAACCCTCATGTTGTTTATTTCAAAATTAAGATTAATGGAGAGGAAAAATACTTTCCCAATGGTGCTCACGTAAATATAATTAGAGGAGACACTGTTGAACTGGTTGATGTTGGAACAATACCTGAATCAACATCCGCCGGGATTATTGTCAATTTCAAGGGTTTTGTAGGTAATGACAATGTCAATACAGGAGAGGATCGGGGCTACATTATTCATACCGACAGAGATCTCTGGAAACGCTACTCTCTTTACAAAAACGGTCGACTATACCAGGCCGTCGTCACCAAAAACAATGACGTAATAGGTCGGCTCTTTATAGATATAGAGGAGCCCACCTTTGAATACGTAGTGATTCAGTTAAATGACATGGAAAAGCGGTGCTTCTTCCGCGATGATATCCTTTCAATATGTCATGATGATATAATTAAACTTATTGATATCAAAACAAACGTTCCAAAAAATTTGAATGTTATCGCATCCCTGAACGGGCATGGAGTAAAAATCCCCCTCCCCATAGGGAAGGCAATCTCTGCCGGAAAAATTACGCCTGTTAGCAGAATTACTATTAACAGAGCAAACATTCCCCTGGGTTCCATATTGTTGGACATAAAAGAGACACGGTTAACCCGGAAGTCGCAACAGAAACTGTAACAAGACGAAGAAAACTGCCGCAAACCGCATAAAGGAGAAAATCAGGTGAAAGCCAAACGGGAAAATGTGTCCATCATTAACAGGGATTGTAACCTTGAAGGAACCCTCGATTTTAAAGGCTATCTGATCGTGGTGGGAAGCATCAACGGAACATTAAACGCCGAGACCGTAGTTACAGAGGAAGATAGTCATATCCTGGCAAAGGCAAATGTAAACTCCATGACCATAGCCGGATATTTTGAAGGAGAAATGATTGTCACAGAA
This region of Syntrophales bacterium genomic DNA includes:
- a CDS encoding M14/M99 family metallopeptidase yields the protein MSFPLYRHSTSYLRLIFLGLLFCSLIGPNSGWCRNTFETHFAGTDYELNVYKIRGKSPGKTILIIGGIQGNEPGGFMSADLYADMILEKGNLIVVPRANFYSILLNRRQVNEDMNRKFSEPSRKNYEAQVVSILKRLITESDCLLNLHDGSGFYADTWQSPLRNPKRFGQSIIADCETHTNPGTGKILKLKEAAEQVISEINSHIKDTDHLFHFNNHRTNAPDTPHPEQRKSATYYALYKCGIPAFGIETSKSLPLERRIYHHNLAINAFMKILGVEPEVPGIILNPPTIKYVVVKVNDQAPIVVANGETLNISPGDVVKVIHLESNYERGLSADIAEYGTINDINKSIAINHPTQIMIRKDHLKCGKINIALTDSNKPPKTITTNPHVVYFKIKINGEEKYFPNGAHVNIIRGDTVELVDVGTIPESTSAGIIVNFKGFVGNDNVNTGEDRGYIIHTDRDLWKRYSLYKNGRLYQAVVTKNNDVIGRLFIDIEEPTFEYVVIQLNDMEKRCFFRDDILSICHDDIIKLIDIKTNVPKNLNVIASLNGHGVKIPLPIGKAISAGKITPVSRITINRANIPLGSILLDIKETRLTRKSQQKL
- a CDS encoding polymer-forming cytoskeletal protein; this translates as MKAKRENVSIINRDCNLEGTLDFKGYLIVVGSINGTLNAETVVTEEDSHILAKANVNSMTIAGYFEGEMIVTETLTISGTGNVKARIKCNKLAIEEGGVLNGNVTFLR